From the Perca fluviatilis chromosome 11, GENO_Pfluv_1.0, whole genome shotgun sequence genome, the window tgtgtgtgtgtgtgtgtgtgtgtgtgtgtgtgtgtgtgtgtgtgtgtgtgtgtgtgtgtgtggcacaaAATCGGTTGTGCTAGCCATTTTACCATCAAACCTGCTCTGGGTGACTAATTCAGATGAATCAGGCCTTTTATAATGTCAACTGCATCAGTGCTTTGAAATACTTTGAAAGTGAAAAGAAAGGGCAGTGTTGAACAGAAAAGCTACATTACACTTACAACTAATTAAACTCTTGTCTAACTATATAAACGAAAGCTCAAGCACATGCACTTTTTTTGACCCGTTTCTCTGGCTGCCAGTCCTGAAGCTTGAAGCGCGTCTCTCCCTGCAGAATAATGTGAGGATCTGCTTTACTGTGCAGCGGTGCCTATGTTTATATGGACGTCACAAATATACCAAGAGTTTGCCTCACTCTGTTCTGGCATGTGGCCAGGGGGTTTTATGATTAAAACCAGATTGTGCTTGCCCAATTCAGAGGCCAGAAAAATAGATTGCAGTTACACATACTCTGCACAAGAGGGAAGTACAGAAATATGTACATCAGTTTCTGCAGCATCTGTAAAGGAGGACTTTTTGAAGGAACTGTATGCATCTGCTGTTTAATTTTCCCCATCTGCTGGTGGGACTTTTTCACAGATGGCATCTTGTTGTTAAGTCTGGTCCTAGTTCACAGTCAGTAATAATACATCTGACTGTGGTACAAGAAGAAAGCTTTAGATCCTCCTCATCAACCCCTAACAGTAAATCAAGCCAATTCTGAGTCAGAGCTATGATCATCCTGTAAATATGACGCCTCTTTTGTGTCACATGATTGGAGTCAAGCGGCTGTGGGGTCTTTTGCCAACTCTCAGTTCCCTCGAAGTGATGACTAAGATACACTGCAAAAAAGTcaagttttaaaatgttatccTTCTTTTTGCTCTCAGATTTAAGTGATTTTAAGTGAGGAAAAAATGTAATCCAAAGAACTTTAAAGCTGCTTAAATAAAGCTCACCTTATTTTGagagttattttaaaatgtgtaaaaaccaGTGGTTTATCTTGTTTTACAAGATCAGATATTCCTCACATCTACTCAAAGAAGTTTCATTTGACTTCAGCTAGGGACATTTTTACCCTGATGGCTGATTTGGACCACACAAGCATCACGCAAATACAAATTTCTCATTTCACTTGCCAAGACAGACACATTTTGCAGTGTAGTGAAGGCTGGGAAATCATGTGACGTCAACAAAAGCAGACACATTACGCCCCCTCCGCcgcccacacacagacatcagaCACACACGTAAACCCTTTTTTGTAACAGGGAGGAACACTGCAATTCATTTACTGACTTTGAAAACTACGCTGCCAGTAAACACGGCAAACGTCATCAGCTGAGAGCGCTGATGGAAACATCAACACTGTAAAATAAGAGGGAAAAAAGTTCTCTTGTATCTGAACTTACCATGAGTTGTTCCCCTGCCTGGTCCCACTCTGACCTCCACTTACTGCAGCAGGGTCTCATGTTTCAGGCCCCCATGGCACTGGGGCAGACCACCCCCCTCTTTCACACCATACTGGTGCTCTGGCAGCCTCTCCCCGGGTAGGCAGAGGTCCTCACAGGCTTGGGAGGCGGGTATGGGCCCTTCCCACAGCGTCCGTTTTGAGGGTACAGAGGAGGCTTCTGAGTCTTTGAACTGGAGGTGCTGTTACCAATAATGACCTTAGGGTCTAGGCTCTGTGGGTGGGGCTCGGGATGAGTTTGGCCAACGTGGTTGGTGTCTCTGGGGGGATAGAGGTGAGGCGGGTGGCCATTTATACCTGGCCTTTCGTGGTTGATATCCTTACTGTGGCTGGGTGGGGTGAAGCGGCTGGTTTTGACGACCGATGCCAAGTGAACAGGGGAGGGAGAGTTAGTTCTTAAGATGATGCGTTCTTTGTCGATGTGTTGCAAAGCCGGGACTGGAGCAGGCTTGTGATTGGGCAGCGGTGCCAGCCTGAGGTCACCTGGATGAGTTGAACCATGAAAGTTACTGGACGAGCCCTGAGTGATGCAGGGCACCTCCGCGCTGAGGTCGATTGTGGCTGTGAGACGATCAATCTGCTGGACCACCTAAATGACAATGAAGAGAGTCGGTATTTgtccaaaatgcagtggtggaaagaaAATAAGTTCATTTACTGTTacagtatttgtactttacttaagtatttccatttaattCCACTTAATACTACTCCACTGCAAGTCAGAGGGAAATACTTTTTATTCCACTACTATGTCTTTGACAGCTATAGTCATTATGATAGTAGAGGTGAAACTTTTCAATGTTGCACAAAAAGCTCTTTTCACTCCCATTATTGATCTCACAACCCCTTaagatttatcttgtgaccctTTGGAGGGGCCCTGACCCCCTTGGTTGGAAATCACTGGAATAAACCATCTAGCTGCATATATAAGTAAACACATTGACCAGCCTCAACAGAAACAAATCTGATCATGCATTGATACATCATTATTAACAATCGAATGATTGATTATTTGTAACGTCCGGTGCCATTTTTCATGAATTACTTTCATTTTGGACACTTTTACAgattacatttagctgataatacATATGCACTTTTACATAACTAGCaggcttttacttgtaatggagcttttttttacattgtgttattggtacttaagtaaaggatctatgcacttcttccaccactgccaaaGTGTATTTATAACCACAAGTTTGTCTCTGACTGTGCTGAAACTGAAGCAATAATCAACAACTCAGGCAAGTCACTCAAATCAAATCTGGTTTATTTTGATGTCCTTTTTGTTGCCAACTGTCTTAATTCACaatcatggaggttttttatttgtaatgttgCTTAAGGACAATGTCAGGCCTTGCACAGATGCATTCAGCTGTGAATCAATGCTATTTTACAGCTGCATGCAAAATGGATACTGTAAGAGCAAGGTATAATTTAGTAACAGTCTCAAGCCAGGCTTTTTAATGTGCTGGCCGGAACGCTGCCAATTTCTGCAGCATTCTGCAAAAGGTCAGTGCAAATCATTCTCAATCACCACTTCGGTAAGAGACGATGGGTGAGTCACAAACAATGCAttcagcatgcacacacacacacacatactgataTGCTCTAACGAACATGGTCACACAGATGCACGTGTGTCAGACTGATCATAAAAACTCATTTagaaaagactttttttttgcaagacactacaggtgaatatgGTAAAACATTTTAACTAAAAGGTATTACCATGAAACatccccagttgattacttatattaagtcaattatttttttgtattaagttttctgacatttttgtttaaatatgcaaatgaggcattgtCTAATGAACTTTTaatgaatttaggagaaatctaccgacacaaaaatacaaaattaagtaaaacaaacacctaaatctgtatttttgatgttttttccactagtctgaaagaagacatgttatggaagcaaaatagcccaaaacctcataattaaaaaagtatgtttttgcctgtagtgtctccccttaatcattttaaatgtcacaaTATCCAGGGGAGCATCGATAAAAGGCTGGGACTTATGCATCTGACGCAGACCTTCATCTGTAGACACCTGATGTAAAGAATAAACATCTATAATAATAGACCCTCCTACCTCTTTCATCTCCACGTGAACTTGCTTCAAACCCCCCAACACATCCTCCAGATCTGTCACCACTTGTCTGATTTGATCCCTCACCGAATCCTGCCTCCTCTTCTGCTTCACCACCTCTGAACCCTGGTGCTGGTGGTCGCTGTTGGTTGTCGATTTTGAGGGCTCTGGACTGGTGATGCCAGATGGAGGGAAGCAGACACCCTTCTGTCGGCTTTGGTTCAAGTGTTTTTGTGGGACTTCAGTAGAGAAGAAACCTTTGTGAGAGCCACTGCGTCCATTACAGCCCTCCTCTGATCCAGCCTTCAGACTTCCCCGGTCCTGATGGCTATCTCTTTCCTCCCCTCCCTGAAAGAACACAGGCCTTGGTCCACAGTGGCCATTTGGCATGTGTAAATGACCCAGATGAGGATTGTGTTGCTCCGCATGATAGTTCTCAGAGGTGCATCTACaactttcctcctcctcatccacgGAGACATACCTGACCGTCCTCCTGTGCCTGTAcccttgacctttgacctgaaGATGGGGGAGAGGATGTGGTATCCCGGCGCTAAAGAGGTGTGCCCTGGTGTCGCTGCGCACCACACAGCCACACTGTTCTCTGACAGACGGGTAGTGTCTCACCCCAGGCTCCAGCGGGTAGCTCCACTGGGCAGGGTTCAACTCCCAGGGGTAAACTTGGCTCAAGTCATCTGACTGGCTGTAAAGGCCTGGCCCTGCGAACACAGGCCTCCTCTGTGGGCTGCGATGACCGCTTCTCTCAGCTCTGTCCACTATGAAAGCTCTCCCTCCTACGTCTTTAACCCGAGGAGCCTGGGTGTCTCTCCTGCAGTCCAGGGATGGGTGGTCTGTCTGTTTGGCTGATGCTGGTTGGTGTCCCGGCCCACCGTGATGGCTGTACGCTGGCTGCTCATAGTGGACGCAGTGCTGGCAGGAGCAGGGGTTGGTGGTGTTGATGTGCTGAATAAATCGGTGGTGTCCCGTTGTTTGTGCACCTTCTgtgtacatgtccaaagaagTCAAGAGTGTGGAAAACGCCTTAGAAAACAATTGGTTTCCTCCCCTCTCTGCTCCCTCTAGCCCAGTCATTCACTCGCTCTGTTTTCCTCATCTGCGTCTTCCCACAAGAAAACTTTTcttcagctctttttttttctccctctctaccCAGGACTTCTCCCTCCCCTTCCTTCCTGTCTGTTGTTTCCCTTCTTCTCTCCTGTAGTTGTTAATCTCTGCACCCGTTCTTTTCTCTCCCTGGAccttttttctcctacttctcCTAACTTTTTCTCTACTCCTTCTTCCTCACCCTGTAGCCCTCTCTCCTACACAGGGCCCCTCtccacctccctccctctctgtctctctttctaccTCTCCCGCCTCGTTGTTCTGTCTcatttgctgctgctgcaggctttttctctctctctctctctctctctctctctctctctgtgactgTGTATTTCCCgtttcctcccctcccctctcccgctctcctctctttctccacctCTTACTCCGTCTCCTGCCTCTAGTATATTCTCTCACATAGTCGGCTGTACCTGAATTTATGAATTCCTTCTTTCCCCTCCACCTAAAATCCAGCCGCCTGGTTGGGCTCCTACGGAAAAGGACACCGTATGGGTTTCTGTCTCTCAAAGAGTGCGTGAAAGAGTCCCAGCTCCGGTGCTGAGCTCATTAGCCCAACTAAAGCCTTTGCACTCTGCAATTAAACGCTGCCTGGGATTCCTCGGTCGGAGACTGAAGGAGGAGgtaaggggaggggaggggaggagagaagcACTTGGGAGGTGGGGTTTCTAACATACAGAGACGAGGGAGTAGACAGCACTCGGAGTCAAGGAGACAGAGCCATGGCCATTGTacaatgaatatttttttacactAATCTGTATCTCCTTTATTCTACCTCTCTCCCCACCAATTCCTTCTCCTCTTTGTCCTTTGCCACTCCTGTCATTCCCACTCTATCATTGTCTTGGTTTCAGTGGTTTCACCTTAACAGTTGAGCAAAACTTCCCTCTGCTGAGCACAGACTTTACACCCTTCTTCCTCTCAAATCCATACAATAGTGTTTACATACCACTTAAACAGCACACTGTCAGAATCatccttttttattataaatcaatCTCTGCTCACTATAGATAACCATAATCTCAGATAAATGGATCAAAAATCTCCTTCATACAAAATTAGAAAACCAGGATGAGCAATCAAGATCTCTCGCTCTCCAAAATAGCATAACGCGCCTGTGCTGTGGCTCTTAATCCACAGCGACTGAAGACAGCTAGGTGTttattttcaaagaaaataACTGGAGCTTTGAAAACAATGGGTtgtagaaagaaaagaaaaaaaactacggAGAATAACAACCAAGGAGGATGAGCAGTCCGGTCCCAGCTGCTGGGAAAGATTGCTGTTGTAGACGAAACACCGCTGGAGTGACTTTACCTTAACATACTGTATTAGTATCACTACTAGCGACCCCTTTCATATACAAGTATGGATGTATGGATTCCTTATTAATAGACTTAATAgtcttatttatatatgtaatCAACTTGATATTTCCTTTGACAGGAATGTCTTTTTTTGCTTTACCAGTGAAGTAAATGCCTGATAAATCAAAGTACGCCATCACATTGATGCAAACTACACACTAAGAGAAATGAAGGCACAAATGCACTGTACAGGtataacccttaccctaacaaAATTGACGTTGTTTGACAAAATTATATCAGTATTGTCATATCTGCAACCTCTATCATGCACAATGATATAAGCACAGTGTCATTACAGTTTGTAGTCTCAATAAGCACAGAATCTGAAAGTTGAGCCACCTGTAGCGAACAGTCAGCCGAGAAAGAAGAGCAATCTGGCtctacttttatttttagtcAACTGTGTCCTTTCAACCTTTTTGGAGTTGCATCACCGTTCACTTTTGAAAACTAACTCTTTATTTTACTTT encodes:
- the LOC120569106 gene encoding uncharacterized protein LOC120569106; the encoded protein is MTGLEGAERGGNQLFSKAFSTLLTSLDMYTEGAQTTGHHRFIQHINTTNPCSCQHCVHYEQPAYSHHGGPGHQPASAKQTDHPSLDCRRDTQAPRVKDVGGRAFIVDRAERSGHRSPQRRPVFAGPGLYSQSDDLSQVYPWELNPAQWSYPLEPGVRHYPSVREQCGCVVRSDTRAHLFSAGIPHPLPHLQVKGQGYRHRRTVRYVSVDEEEESCRCTSENYHAEQHNPHLGHLHMPNGHCGPRPVFFQGGEERDSHQDRGSLKAGSEEGCNGRSGSHKGFFSTEVPQKHLNQSRQKGVCFPPSGITSPEPSKSTTNSDHQHQGSEVVKQKRRQDSVRDQIRQVVTDLEDVLGGLKQVHVEMKEVVQQIDRLTATIDLSAEVPCITQGSSSNFHGSTHPGDLRLAPLPNHKPAPVPALQHIDKERIILRTNSPSPVHLASVVKTSRFTPPSHSKDINHERPGINGHPPHLYPPRDTNHVGQTHPEPHPQSLDPKVIIGNSTSSSKTQKPPLYPQNGRCGKGPYPPPKPVRTSAYPGRGCQSTSMV